One Alligator mississippiensis isolate rAllMis1 chromosome 16, rAllMis1, whole genome shotgun sequence genomic region harbors:
- the LOC102564254 gene encoding tetraspanin-33-like — protein sequence MPNSPRKQFAWTLLIVLILQIVAAVLGFLFSGMVMEKAAFLMGKAISSYRDDLDLQNLIDYIQKKFECCGVHSYKDWSQNIYFECRDSNPSLERCAVPFSCCTQEDKGTVLTSVLNTMCGYGTQNLRPWEAESLIYTEGCLEKIVNWGQRNLLLVAGLAIGLFVLEVLVFSLAIMLIYQINFIIQKRQSMRRCPEK from the exons ATGCCAAACTCTCCAAGGAAGCAA TTTGCCTGGACACTGCTAATTGTACTGATCCTCCAGATCGTGGCTGCTGTTCTGGGATTCCTCTTCTCTGGCATG GTGATGGAGAAGGCAGCATTTCTTATGGGGAAAGCTATCTCCAGTTATCGGGATGACCTGGACTTACAGAATCTCATTGATTACATACAGAAAAAG TTTGAATGCTGTGGAGTACATTCCTACAAGGACTGGTCCCAGAACATTTACTTTGAGTGTCGAGACTCCAACCCCAGCCTGGAGCGCTGTGCTGTGCCTTTCTCCTGCTGCACCCAAGAGGATAAAGGAACAGTTCTCACA AGCGTTCTCAACACCATGTGTGGTTATGGGACCCAGAATCTGAGACCATGGGAAGCAGAGAGCCTGATTTATACCGAGGGCTGCTTGGAGAAGATTGTCAACTGGGGACAAAGAAACCTGCTGCTAGTTGCAGGGCTAGCAATAGGATTGTTTGTCCTGGAG GTTCTTGTCTTTTCCCTGGCCATTATGCTTATCTACCAGATCAACTTCATCATACAGAAACGGCAAAGCATGAGGAGATGCCCTGAGAAGTAA